A window of Cellulomonas sp. SLBN-39 genomic DNA:
GTGAAGCGGTAGAGCCGCCGCCGGGGGCCGGGCCGCGCGTCGTCCTGCTCCCAGTCCGAGGTGAGCCACCCGGCGCGCTCGAGCCGTTCCAGCACGGGGTAGACCGTCCCCGCGGGGCGCTGCGACAGCTTGACGACGCGCAGGCCCCAGACGTCGGGGCCCTCGGCCCGCAGCGCCCGGAGCACGTCGACGGTGGCGGGGGTGACTCTCGTGAGCTGCTCCACCCCTCAAATCTATCTATATAGAGATGGAGTCGCCAGAGGGCGCCCGTCCCGGGTCGACCGGCTCTCCGGGCCATCAGGGCCCCGGGCGCGCCTGGGCGGGTGGTGTGGAGGTCCTGTGGTGTCCGGTGTCCGTTACGTCCCTTCTGCGAAGATCCGGGCTTCGTGACGTGCGCCGCCCGCGGAGCGGGTCAGGACCAGCACCGAAGGAGACGACCGTGTCGTTGCAGCACCCCTCACCGCCCCCCGCCCGGCGGTCCGCCGGCCGCCTGACCGCCGCGGTCGCCGTGCTCGCCGTGGCCCTCGCCGGTGCCTTCGGCCTCGCCACCGCCGCCCCCGGCACCGCCGCGGAGCCCGGCGACGGCGAGGGCGACGTCATCCTCACCATGTTCCAGTGGACGTGGGACGCCGTCGCCGACGAGTGCGCGACGGTCGGGGAGGCCGGCTTCGGCTACGTGCAGGTCTCGCCCCCGCAGGAGAACCTGCGCGGGTCGGCGTGGTGGACGTCGTACCAGGTGGTCAGCTACCAGGTGGAGTCGAAGCTCGGCACGCGGGCCGAGTTCGCGGCGATGGTCGAGCAGTGCCGCGCGGCCGGCGTCGGCGTGATCGCCGACGCCGTCATCAACCACACCACGGGTGCCGACATGGGCTCCGGCACGGGCGTCGCGGGCTCGGCCTACGGCATCGACAGCGCCCCGGCGGTCCCGTACGGCGCCGGCGACTTCAACGCCTGCCGCACGAACGTCGCGGACTACCAGGACGCGGCCGAGGTCCAGGGGTGCCGCCTGGTCGGGCTGCAGGACCTGCGCACCGGCTCCGAGCACGTGCGCGACGCGATCGCCGCGTACCTCGACGACCTGGTGGACCTGGGTGTGGCCGGGTTCCGCATCGACGCGGCCAAGCACATCCCCGCCGCGGACCTCGCGGCGATCAAGGGACGCATGGAGCACCCAGACGTCTACTGGGTGCAGGAGGTCGTCGGCTCGTCCCCGGGCATCGCGATGTCCGACTACGCCGGCACGGGGGACGTGCACGAGTTCTCCTACGCGACCCGCCTGCGGTCGGCGTTCGAGGGCAGCCTCACCAGCCTGCGGACGATCGGCCAGGGGCTGCTGCCGTCCGCGCAGGCCGGCGTCTTCGTCGACAACCACGACACCGAGCGCAACGGCGAGACGCTGAACTACACCGATGGTGACGCGTACCTGCTGGCCAACGTCTTCATGCTCGCCCACCCGTACGGCGCCCCGGCGGTGTACACCGGCTACACGTTCACCGACAAGGACGCCGGCGCCCCCGGCGCGACCTCCACGTCGGTGCCCGACGCGAGCTGCGACGACGCCGCGTGGACGTGCACGCACCGGATCCCCGAGATCGCGGGCATCGTCGGCTTCCACGACGCGGTCGCGGGCACCGCGCTGACCGACTGGTACGACGACGGCGTGGACCTCGTCGCGTTCGGCCGCGAGGACCGCGGGCACGTCGTCATCAACGACCGCGACGGCTCCCAGGTCCGCACGTTCACCACGGCGCTGCCCGACGGCA
This region includes:
- a CDS encoding carbohydrate-binding module family 20 domain-containing protein translates to MSLQHPSPPPARRSAGRLTAAVAVLAVALAGAFGLATAAPGTAAEPGDGEGDVILTMFQWTWDAVADECATVGEAGFGYVQVSPPQENLRGSAWWTSYQVVSYQVESKLGTRAEFAAMVEQCRAAGVGVIADAVINHTTGADMGSGTGVAGSAYGIDSAPAVPYGAGDFNACRTNVADYQDAAEVQGCRLVGLQDLRTGSEHVRDAIAAYLDDLVDLGVAGFRIDAAKHIPAADLAAIKGRMEHPDVYWVQEVVGSSPGIAMSDYAGTGDVHEFSYATRLRSAFEGSLTSLRTIGQGLLPSAQAGVFVDNHDTERNGETLNYTDGDAYLLANVFMLAHPYGAPAVYTGYTFTDKDAGAPGATSTSVPDASCDDAAWTCTHRIPEIAGIVGFHDAVAGTALTDWYDDGVDLVAFGREDRGHVVINDRDGSQVRTFTTALPDGTYCDVVASATCSRTVTVAGGRFTTVVPAHGAVALHVDARTGASPMPTPSATAATGLGFAADVTTVWGQNVFVVGDVPELGAWEPTEGVALSSATYPVWRGSVVLAPGTRVEYKYVHLDETGKVTWETGANRVVTVPASGVLTLTDTWRD
- a CDS encoding PadR family transcriptional regulator translates to MEQLTRVTPATVDVLRALRAEGPDVWGLRVVKLSQRPAGTVYPVLERLERAGWLTSDWEQDDARPGPRRRLYRFTPDGAAAALEIVTSRTVAAGRTARAGAAAAPAEGTA